The following proteins are encoded in a genomic region of Pseudomonas sp. Os17:
- a CDS encoding sensor histidine kinase produces MEFKQSLAQRIIIAFALMSALVAGAFAMGIVATVHLVEEKLISAGLGGDLQRLLLMDDVNDWRHRPEPDQLFYYSGGRGDFELPKDLRHLDPGFHEVFREQLSYHAMVEVVDGRRYVLLQDQSDFEERERVLFAVVLVGFVLSLALAVFLGWILARRVMAPVVRLARQVRHRDQLLGLAPPLAPDYAADEVGELAIAFDATLGRLRQALSRERLFTSDVSHELRTPLMVLATSCELLLENPGLDPRGRAQVERIARACEEMRELVQTFLMLARAQREDAGMAPQLTLTQAATDLVGLWRESIEGKGIELIFEPGQPGDTRYNATFLHAVMGNLLRNALHYTEQGFIRLSLEPGGFVVEDSGVGIPEEKREAMFQPFVRGDEKRGEGLGLGLSLVQRICENQGWSVSLTTMIPNGCRFHVQLQPAKS; encoded by the coding sequence ATGGAGTTTAAGCAAAGCCTTGCCCAGCGCATCATCATCGCCTTTGCCTTGATGAGCGCATTGGTGGCAGGGGCATTCGCCATGGGCATCGTGGCGACCGTGCATCTGGTGGAGGAGAAGCTCATCTCCGCCGGCCTGGGGGGCGACCTGCAACGCCTGTTGCTGATGGACGACGTCAACGATTGGCGGCATCGTCCCGAGCCCGACCAACTGTTCTACTACAGCGGCGGTCGCGGCGATTTCGAGTTGCCCAAGGACTTGCGCCATCTGGATCCAGGCTTCCATGAAGTGTTCCGCGAGCAGCTGTCCTACCACGCCATGGTCGAAGTGGTGGACGGCCGGCGTTACGTGCTGCTGCAGGACCAGAGCGATTTCGAAGAGCGCGAGCGGGTGCTGTTCGCCGTGGTGCTGGTGGGCTTCGTCCTGAGCCTGGCGCTGGCGGTGTTCCTGGGCTGGATCCTGGCGCGCCGGGTGATGGCGCCCGTCGTGCGCCTGGCCCGTCAGGTACGGCATCGAGATCAGTTACTGGGGTTGGCGCCGCCGTTGGCGCCGGATTATGCCGCGGATGAGGTGGGCGAGTTGGCCATCGCCTTCGACGCCACCCTGGGGCGCTTGCGTCAGGCCTTGAGTCGCGAGCGGCTGTTCACCAGTGATGTCAGCCATGAACTGCGTACGCCGTTGATGGTGTTGGCCACCTCCTGTGAGCTGCTCCTGGAGAACCCCGGGCTGGACCCGCGCGGACGGGCTCAGGTGGAACGGATTGCCCGGGCCTGCGAGGAGATGCGCGAACTGGTGCAGACCTTCCTGATGCTCGCGCGTGCCCAGCGAGAAGACGCCGGCATGGCGCCGCAACTGACCCTGACGCAAGCGGCCACCGATCTGGTCGGCCTGTGGCGCGAGTCCATCGAGGGCAAAGGCATCGAGTTGATCTTCGAGCCCGGCCAGCCCGGCGACACTCGCTACAACGCCACCTTCCTGCATGCGGTGATGGGCAATCTTCTGCGCAACGCCTTGCACTACACCGAGCAGGGCTTTATTCGCCTGAGCCTTGAGCCGGGCGGGTTTGTGGTGGAAGACAGCGGCGTGGGCATTCCCGAAGAGAAGCGCGAGGCGATGTTCCAGCCCTTCGTGCGCGGCGATGAAAAGCGTGGTGAAGGCTTGGGCTTGGGCTTGTCCCTGGTGCAACGCATCTGCGAGAACCAGGGCTGGAGCGTCAGCCTCACCACCATGATCCCCAATGGCTGTCGTTTTCACGTGCAGCTGCAACCAGCCAAGAGCTGA
- the colR gene encoding two-component system response regulator ColR, whose product MRILLVEDNRDILANLADYLGLKGYTVDCAQDGLSGLHLAATEHYDLIVLDIMLPGIDGYTLCKRLREDARRDTPVIMLTARDQLDDRLQGFKSGADDYLLKPFALSELAARIEAVMRRTQGGGRRALQVGDLNYDLDTLEVTREGRLLKLNPVGLKLLAVLMQKSPHVLRREILEEALWGDDCPDSDSLRSHVHQLRQVIDKPFAKPLLHTVHGVGYRLAEGRDGV is encoded by the coding sequence ATGCGAATTCTACTGGTTGAAGACAACCGCGATATTCTCGCCAACCTGGCTGACTACCTGGGGCTCAAGGGCTACACCGTGGACTGCGCCCAGGATGGCCTGTCCGGGCTGCACCTGGCGGCCACCGAGCATTACGACCTGATCGTGCTCGACATCATGCTGCCGGGAATCGATGGCTACACCCTGTGCAAGCGCCTGCGTGAAGATGCCCGGCGCGACACCCCGGTGATCATGCTCACCGCCCGCGACCAGCTGGATGATCGGCTGCAGGGCTTCAAGTCCGGCGCCGACGACTACCTGCTCAAGCCTTTTGCCCTCTCGGAACTGGCGGCGCGAATCGAGGCGGTAATGCGCCGTACTCAGGGCGGTGGTCGCCGTGCGTTGCAGGTGGGCGATCTCAACTATGACCTCGACACCCTCGAAGTCACCCGCGAAGGGCGTCTGCTCAAGCTCAACCCGGTGGGCCTTAAGCTGTTGGCGGTGTTGATGCAGAAGAGCCCCCATGTGTTGCGCCGGGAGATTCTCGAAGAAGCCCTGTGGGGCGACGATTGCCCGGACAGCGACAGCCTGCGTAGCCACGTTCATCAACTGCGCCAGGTGATCGACAAGCCATTTGCCAAGCCGCTGCTGCACACCGTGCATGGTGTCGGTTACCGGCTGGCCGAGGGCCGTGATGGAGTTTAA
- a CDS encoding LTA synthase family protein, producing MDLLKTAPARLVLLLTGTWLAIFLLTRSTLLLTHLNEAGSGWLPVFGVGLLYDLGFLAYAALPLGLGLLLCPASLWRRRGLRWLMQGLFSISLFAMLFTAVAEWLFWDEFGVRFNFIAVDYLVYSDEVMNNILESYPIGLLMSLLALAAVILSLVLRRPLLAALNAPLPPLRGRLLSALSLLLVAVASLQLLSQDSPRAQGGNAYQNELASNGPYQFFAAFRNNELDYSQFYRSLPAEAVARQMRAELNEPNARFIGQDPLDIRRAIDNPGTPRTPNIVLVTLESFSAKYMGSNGDERNLTPNLDALRRQSLYFNNFYATGTRTDRGLEAITLAIPPTPGRSIVKRIGRESGFASLGQQLRAVGYDSVFVYGGRGYFDNMNAFFSGNGYRVVDQSSVEESEIHFKNAWGMADEDLYGQTLKLADADYAQQRPFLLQLMTTSNHRPYTYPDGRIDIKSGNGRDGAVKYTDYAIGEFLKAARQKPWFDNTIFVFVADHTAGSAGKEDLPISNYQIPLFVYAPKLIPARESAQLASQIDLAPTLLGLLNLDYESTFFGRNLLQDNPLPPRVLVGNYQHLGLFDGQDLAILSPRQGLRRHDQALGASRESRVPDSDPLIQRGISYYQSASYGFKQQLLGWKAPKASAAELSQR from the coding sequence ATGGACCTTCTCAAGACCGCGCCCGCGCGCCTGGTACTGCTACTGACCGGCACCTGGCTGGCGATTTTCCTGCTGACCCGCAGCACCCTCCTGCTGACCCACCTCAACGAAGCCGGTAGCGGCTGGCTGCCCGTGTTCGGCGTCGGCCTGCTCTATGACCTGGGTTTCCTGGCCTACGCCGCCCTGCCCCTGGGGCTGGGCCTGTTGCTGTGCCCGGCAAGCCTTTGGCGCCGACGCGGCTTGCGCTGGCTGATGCAGGGCCTGTTCAGCATCAGCTTGTTCGCCATGCTCTTCACCGCCGTGGCGGAATGGTTGTTCTGGGATGAGTTCGGCGTGCGTTTCAACTTCATCGCCGTCGATTACCTGGTGTACTCCGACGAGGTCATGAACAACATCCTCGAGTCCTATCCCATCGGCCTGCTGATGAGCCTGCTGGCCCTGGCGGCGGTGATCCTCAGCCTGGTCCTGCGCAGGCCCCTGCTGGCCGCCCTGAACGCGCCTTTGCCGCCCCTGCGCGGTCGCCTGCTCAGCGCCCTGAGCCTGTTGCTGGTGGCCGTGGCCAGTTTGCAACTGCTCAGCCAGGACAGTCCGCGCGCCCAGGGCGGCAATGCCTATCAGAATGAGCTGGCGAGCAACGGCCCGTACCAGTTCTTTGCCGCCTTTCGCAACAACGAACTGGACTATTCACAGTTCTATCGCAGCCTGCCCGCCGAGGCCGTGGCGCGGCAGATGCGCGCCGAGCTGAACGAGCCCAATGCCCGCTTCATTGGCCAGGACCCGCTGGATATCCGCCGCGCCATCGATAACCCGGGCACACCGCGCACGCCGAATATCGTCCTGGTGACCCTCGAGAGCTTCAGTGCCAAGTACATGGGCAGCAATGGTGACGAGCGCAACCTGACCCCCAACCTCGATGCGCTGCGCCGGCAGAGCCTGTACTTCAACAATTTCTACGCCACCGGCACCCGCACCGACCGTGGCCTGGAAGCCATTACCCTGGCGATCCCGCCCACGCCCGGGCGCTCGATCGTCAAACGCATCGGTCGTGAAAGCGGCTTCGCCAGCCTGGGCCAGCAACTGCGCGCCGTGGGCTACGACAGCGTGTTCGTTTACGGCGGGCGCGGCTACTTCGACAACATGAATGCCTTTTTCAGCGGCAACGGCTACCGGGTGGTGGACCAGAGCAGCGTCGAGGAATCCGAGATCCACTTCAAGAACGCCTGGGGCATGGCCGACGAAGACCTCTATGGCCAGACCCTGAAGCTGGCCGATGCCGACTACGCCCAACAGCGGCCGTTCCTGCTGCAACTGATGACCACCTCCAACCATCGGCCGTACACCTACCCCGATGGCCGGATCGACATCAAGTCCGGCAATGGCCGTGACGGCGCGGTGAAATACACCGACTACGCCATCGGCGAGTTCCTCAAGGCCGCGCGGCAAAAGCCCTGGTTCGACAACACGATCTTCGTGTTCGTCGCCGACCACACGGCGGGCAGCGCGGGCAAGGAAGACCTGCCCATCAGCAACTATCAGATCCCGCTGTTCGTCTACGCGCCCAAACTGATCCCGGCGCGGGAAAGTGCCCAACTGGCCAGTCAGATCGACCTGGCGCCGACCCTGCTGGGGCTGTTGAACCTGGACTACGAATCGACCTTTTTCGGACGCAACCTGCTGCAGGACAACCCGCTGCCGCCTCGGGTGCTGGTGGGCAACTACCAGCACCTGGGACTGTTCGACGGACAGGACCTGGCGATTCTCAGCCCGCGCCAGGGTCTGCGCCGCCATGACCAGGCGCTGGGCGCCAGCCGGGAATCCCGGGTGCCGGACAGCGATCCACTGATCCAGCGCGGGATCAGTTACTACCAGAGCGCCAGTTATGGCTTCAAGCAGCAGTTGCTGGGCTGGAAGGCGCCAAAAGCCTCGGCGGCCGAGTTGAGTCAGCGCTGA
- the groL gene encoding chaperonin GroEL (60 kDa chaperone family; promotes refolding of misfolded polypeptides especially under stressful conditions; forms two stacked rings of heptamers to form a barrel-shaped 14mer; ends can be capped by GroES; misfolded proteins enter the barrel where they are refolded when GroES binds) has product MAAKEVKFGDSARKKMLTGVNVLADAVKATLGPKGRNVIIEKSFGAPTITKDGVSVAKEIELKDRFENMGAQLVKDVASRANDDAGDGTTTATVLAQSIVNEGLKAVAAGMNPMDLKRGIDKATIAIVKELKGLSKPCADSRAIAQVGTISANSDNSIGDIIAEAMEKVGKEGVITVEEGSGLENELSVVEGMQFDRGYLSPYFINKPDTMVAELDGPLILLVDKKISNIREMLPVLEAVAKAGRPLLIVAEDVEGEALATLVVNNMRGIVKVAAVKAPGFGDRRKAMLQDIAVLTGGTVISEEIGLSLESTTLEHLGNAKRVILSKENTTIIDGAGVEADIQARVTQIRQQVADTSSDYDREKLQERLAKLSGGVAVIKVGAGSEVEMKEKKARVEDALHATRAAVEEGVVPGGGVALIRALQGIKDLKGDNADQDVGIAVLRRAIEAPLRQIVANSGDEPSVVVDKVKQGAGNFGYNAATSEYGDMIEMGILDPTKVTRSALQAASSIGGLILTTEAAVAEIVEDKPAAGGMPDMGGMGGMGGMM; this is encoded by the coding sequence ATGGCTGCTAAAGAAGTTAAATTCGGCGATTCCGCCCGCAAGAAAATGCTCACCGGTGTCAACGTTCTGGCTGACGCGGTAAAAGCGACCCTCGGCCCGAAAGGCCGTAACGTGATCATCGAGAAGAGCTTCGGCGCTCCGACCATCACCAAGGACGGCGTTTCCGTTGCCAAAGAAATCGAGCTGAAAGATCGCTTCGAAAACATGGGCGCGCAGCTGGTCAAAGACGTTGCCTCCCGTGCCAACGATGACGCTGGCGACGGCACCACCACCGCCACCGTTCTGGCTCAGTCGATCGTCAACGAAGGCCTGAAAGCCGTCGCTGCCGGCATGAACCCGATGGATCTGAAGCGCGGTATCGACAAGGCCACCATCGCCATCGTCAAAGAGCTGAAAGGTCTGTCCAAGCCTTGCGCTGATTCCCGCGCCATTGCTCAGGTCGGCACCATCTCCGCCAACTCCGACAACTCCATCGGCGACATCATTGCCGAAGCCATGGAAAAAGTCGGCAAGGAAGGCGTGATCACCGTTGAAGAAGGCTCGGGCCTGGAAAACGAACTGTCTGTCGTAGAAGGCATGCAATTCGACCGTGGCTACCTGTCCCCTTACTTCATCAACAAGCCGGACACCATGGTTGCCGAACTCGACGGCCCGCTGATCCTGCTGGTGGACAAGAAGATCTCCAACATCCGCGAAATGCTGCCAGTGCTGGAAGCCGTTGCCAAAGCCGGCCGCCCACTGCTGATCGTGGCTGAAGACGTTGAAGGCGAAGCCCTGGCGACTCTGGTTGTGAACAACATGCGTGGCATCGTCAAAGTCGCTGCCGTCAAGGCACCAGGCTTCGGCGACCGTCGCAAGGCCATGCTGCAGGACATCGCCGTTCTGACCGGCGGTACCGTGATCTCCGAAGAGATCGGCCTGAGCCTGGAAAGCACCACCCTGGAGCACCTGGGTAACGCCAAGCGCGTGATCCTGTCCAAAGAAAACACCACCATCATCGACGGTGCTGGCGTTGAAGCGGACATCCAGGCTCGTGTGACCCAGATCCGTCAGCAAGTGGCCGACACTTCGTCCGACTACGACCGTGAAAAACTGCAAGAGCGTCTGGCCAAGCTGTCCGGCGGCGTTGCAGTGATCAAGGTTGGCGCTGGCTCCGAAGTTGAAATGAAAGAGAAGAAAGCCCGCGTTGAAGACGCCCTGCACGCTACCCGTGCAGCCGTTGAAGAAGGCGTGGTACCTGGCGGTGGTGTAGCCCTGATCCGTGCTCTGCAAGGCATCAAGGACCTCAAAGGCGACAACGCCGATCAGGACGTGGGTATCGCTGTTCTGCGTCGCGCTATCGAAGCGCCGCTGCGCCAGATCGTTGCCAACTCCGGCGACGAGCCAAGCGTGGTGGTGGACAAGGTCAAGCAAGGTGCCGGCAACTTCGGCTACAACGCTGCCACCAGCGAATACGGCGACATGATCGAAATGGGCATCCTGGATCCAACCAAGGTGACCCGTTCCGCGCTGCAAGCTGCATCGTCCATCGGCGGTCTGATCCTGACCACCGAAGCCGCTGTTGCTGAAATCGTGGAAGACAAGCCTGCAGCTGGCGGCATGCCAGACATGGGCGGCATGGGTGGCATGGGCGGCATGATGTAA
- a CDS encoding co-chaperone GroES: MKLRPLHDRVVIRRSEEESKTAGGIVLPGSAAEKPNRGEIVAVGTGRVLDNGEVRALAVKVGDKVVFGPYSGSNTVKVDGEDLLVMAENEILAVIEG; this comes from the coding sequence ATGAAGCTTCGTCCTCTGCATGACCGCGTCGTCATCCGTCGCAGCGAAGAAGAATCGAAAACTGCCGGCGGCATCGTTCTGCCTGGTTCGGCTGCTGAAAAACCTAACCGTGGCGAAATCGTCGCTGTAGGTACCGGCCGTGTGCTGGACAACGGTGAAGTACGTGCGCTGGCCGTGAAAGTGGGTGACAAAGTGGTGTTTGGCCCGTACTCCGGCAGCAACACCGTGAAAGTCGATGGCGAAGATCTGCTGGTAATGGCCGAGAACGAGATTCTCGCTGTTATCGAAGGCTGA
- a CDS encoding FxsA family protein — protein MRPYLLLFLLFPVLELFVFVKVSAAIGFFPALLLIILGSMLGVLVLRVAGLATALRARESLNRGELPAQQMLEGLMLALGGGLLILPGFISDVFGLLMLLPISRRLLANKMRQRAEEQALRQRAFADDMRAARGGPAPQQPLGREPNVIEGEFEHRDS, from the coding sequence ATGCGCCCTTACCTGTTGCTCTTTTTACTGTTCCCGGTGCTGGAGCTGTTCGTCTTCGTCAAGGTCAGCGCGGCCATCGGGTTTTTCCCGGCCCTGCTGCTGATCATTCTCGGTTCGATGCTCGGTGTGCTGGTGTTGCGCGTGGCCGGTCTGGCCACGGCACTGCGTGCCCGTGAGAGTCTCAATCGCGGCGAACTGCCGGCCCAGCAGATGCTCGAGGGGCTGATGCTGGCCCTGGGCGGCGGCCTGCTGATCCTGCCCGGTTTCATCAGTGATGTATTCGGCCTGTTGATGCTGCTGCCGATCAGCCGTCGCCTGCTGGCCAACAAGATGCGCCAGCGCGCCGAGGAGCAGGCCCTGCGTCAACGCGCTTTTGCCGATGACATGCGCGCGGCCCGCGGCGGCCCTGCGCCGCAACAGCCATTGGGCCGCGAGCCCAATGTCATCGAGGGCGAGTTCGAGCATCGCGACTCGTAA
- a CDS encoding HugZ family pyridoxamine 5'-phosphate oxidase, which yields MSVEAAKNARELLLKEYRGVLSTHSKAMPGFPFGSVVPYCLDAEGRPLILISRIAQHTHNLQKDSKCSLLVGERDADDVQAVGRLTYLAEAEKLEDEQAIAAAAERYYRYFPESQNYHKAHDFDFWVLKPVRHRYIGGFGAIHWIDQVTLANPFAGKAESSMVDHMNSDHAKAIAHYVELTGLPDSEPAQLVGIDAEGMHLRIGQALYWLPFQAPCNTPTQVREALVFLAHADQWPKNPAVGA from the coding sequence GTGAGCGTTGAAGCTGCGAAAAATGCACGAGAACTGCTGCTCAAGGAGTATCGCGGGGTGCTGTCGACTCACTCCAAGGCCATGCCCGGCTTTCCCTTTGGCTCCGTGGTGCCGTACTGCCTGGACGCCGAGGGACGGCCACTGATTCTGATCAGTCGCATTGCCCAACACACGCACAACCTGCAGAAGGACTCCAAGTGTTCGCTGCTGGTGGGCGAGCGCGATGCCGACGACGTGCAGGCGGTCGGACGCCTGACCTATCTGGCCGAGGCCGAAAAACTCGAGGATGAACAGGCAATCGCTGCCGCGGCCGAGCGCTACTACCGCTACTTCCCCGAATCGCAGAACTACCACAAGGCCCACGATTTCGATTTCTGGGTACTCAAGCCGGTGCGTCATCGTTACATCGGCGGCTTTGGGGCGATCCACTGGATCGATCAGGTGACCCTGGCCAACCCGTTCGCCGGCAAGGCCGAGTCGAGCATGGTGGATCACATGAACAGCGATCATGCCAAGGCCATCGCCCATTACGTCGAGCTGACCGGGCTGCCCGACAGCGAGCCGGCGCAACTGGTCGGGATCGATGCCGAAGGCATGCACCTGCGCATTGGCCAGGCCCTTTACTGGCTGCCGTTCCAGGCGCCTTGCAACACGCCGACACAAGTACGCGAAGCCCTGGTTTTCCTGGCTCACGCCGATCAATGGCCGAAAAATCCAGCCGTTGGCGCTTGA
- a CDS encoding SDR family oxidoreductase has product MQLTDKVIMITGGCQGLGRSMAEYFAAKGARLALVDLNQEKLDQAVAACQALGVEARAYLCNVANEEQVSHTVAQVAEDFGAIHGLINNAGILRDGLLVKVKDGEMTKMSLAQWQAVIDVNLTGVFLCTREVAAKMIELNNSGTIINISSISRAGNIGQTNYSAAKAGVAAATVTWAKELARYGIRVAGIAPGFIETEMTLGMKPEALEKMTSGIPLKRMGKPEEIAHSAAYIFENDYYTGRILELDGGLRV; this is encoded by the coding sequence ATGCAACTCACTGACAAAGTAATCATGATCACCGGCGGTTGCCAAGGCCTGGGCCGCTCCATGGCCGAGTATTTCGCGGCCAAGGGCGCGCGGCTGGCCCTGGTCGATCTCAACCAGGAAAAACTCGATCAGGCGGTCGCCGCCTGCCAGGCCCTGGGCGTCGAGGCCCGTGCCTATCTGTGCAATGTCGCCAATGAAGAACAGGTGAGCCACACGGTGGCCCAGGTGGCCGAGGACTTCGGCGCCATCCACGGCCTGATCAACAATGCCGGGATCCTGCGCGACGGCCTGCTGGTCAAGGTCAAGGACGGTGAAATGACCAAGATGAGCCTGGCCCAGTGGCAAGCGGTGATCGACGTCAACCTGACCGGGGTATTCCTCTGCACCCGTGAAGTGGCGGCAAAAATGATCGAGCTGAACAACAGCGGCACGATCATCAACATCTCCTCGATCTCCCGCGCCGGCAATATTGGCCAGACCAACTATTCCGCGGCCAAGGCCGGGGTCGCGGCGGCCACCGTGACCTGGGCCAAGGAACTGGCGCGCTATGGCATCCGCGTGGCCGGTATTGCCCCGGGCTTTATCGAAACCGAGATGACCTTGGGCATGAAGCCTGAAGCCCTGGAGAAGATGACCTCGGGGATTCCCCTCAAGCGCATGGGCAAGCCGGAAGAGATCGCCCACTCGGCGGCGTACATCTTCGAGAACGACTATTACACCGGACGCATCCTGGAGTTGGATGGCGGCCTGCGGGTCTGA
- the apbC gene encoding iron-sulfur cluster carrier protein ApbC gives MSAVNRAAVEAVLRQYTDPYLNQDPVSAGCVRDIDVQGDRVTVRMELGYAAGLFKSGWAQMLQLAIEGLDGVGSAKVEITSVIAAHKAQAQIPGLANVKNVVAVASGKGGVGKSTTAANLALALAREGAKVGILDADIYGPSQGIMFGIAEGTRPKIKDQKWFVPIESHGVEVMSMAFLTDDNTPMVWRGPMVSGALLQLVTQTDWGNLDYLVIDMPPGTGDIQLTLAQKVPVAGAVIVTTPQDLALLDARKGVEMFRKVNIPVLGVVENMAVHICSNCGHAEHLFGEGGGEKLASQYGVELLASLPLSMLIREQADGGKPTVIAEPESQIAMVYQELARHVGARIVLQEAAAPAMPNITISDD, from the coding sequence ATGAGCGCCGTCAATCGCGCAGCGGTGGAAGCCGTCCTTCGCCAGTACACCGACCCTTACCTGAACCAGGACCCGGTCAGCGCCGGCTGTGTGCGGGACATCGACGTCCAGGGCGACCGGGTCACGGTCCGCATGGAGTTGGGTTATGCCGCCGGTCTGTTCAAGAGCGGCTGGGCGCAGATGCTGCAATTGGCCATCGAAGGCCTGGACGGCGTCGGTTCGGCCAAGGTCGAGATCACCAGCGTGATCGCCGCGCACAAGGCCCAGGCGCAGATCCCGGGCCTGGCCAACGTCAAGAACGTGGTGGCGGTGGCGTCCGGCAAGGGCGGTGTGGGCAAGTCCACCACCGCCGCCAACCTGGCCCTGGCCCTGGCCCGCGAAGGCGCCAAGGTGGGGATTCTCGATGCCGATATCTATGGTCCGAGCCAGGGCATCATGTTCGGCATCGCCGAAGGCACCCGGCCAAAGATCAAGGACCAGAAGTGGTTCGTGCCCATTGAGTCCCACGGGGTCGAAGTCATGTCCATGGCCTTCCTCACTGACGACAACACGCCCATGGTCTGGCGCGGGCCAATGGTTTCGGGCGCCTTGCTGCAACTGGTGACCCAGACCGACTGGGGCAACCTCGACTACCTGGTGATCGACATGCCGCCAGGCACCGGCGACATCCAGCTGACCCTGGCGCAGAAAGTCCCGGTGGCCGGGGCGGTGATCGTCACCACGCCTCAGGACCTGGCCCTGCTGGATGCACGCAAGGGCGTGGAGATGTTCCGCAAGGTCAACATCCCGGTGCTGGGGGTGGTGGAGAACATGGCGGTGCACATCTGCTCCAACTGCGGTCATGCCGAGCATCTGTTCGGTGAGGGCGGCGGTGAGAAACTGGCCAGCCAGTACGGCGTCGAACTGCTGGCCTCGCTGCCGCTGTCGATGCTGATCCGTGAGCAGGCCGACGGCGGCAAGCCGACGGTGATCGCCGAGCCGGAAAGCCAGATCGCCATGGTCTATCAGGAACTGGCGCGGCATGTGGGGGCGCGCATCGTATTGCAGGAAGCCGCGGCGCCGGCGATGCCCAACATCACCATCAGCGACGACTGA